The stretch of DNA CAACCTCATCCAGGAGAGATACGGGATGCTCCCCCAGGGTCAACGACACGCCAACTTCCTGCAAAGAGGGTAAAATGGCGTTTAATTTTTGGGCAGGTTGTTGGTCAGTAGCGGTTACGGCCAGGCCATGCCCGGCCAGATAGAGCGCCAGAGCAGTACCTTCGCGCCCCAAACCAACCACCAGCGCCCGTAAGCCGGATAACGCACCGATGTCTGTCAAAGTTAATTTCCAAACAAGCGTAGCTATTCAGCCTATACCTCAACAAGACGACTGAATAGAAACAAACAGAAACAAACCACGGGTCAGGCCGCCAACTCCTGCGGCAACCACATCAGTTCGGCTTCTTGCTCTTCGGCCACCAGCAGATCATCGGCCAGAATGGCATGCACTACCTGATCCAAAGTGGTCAGAAGCCGGCCGGCTCGATTGCGATAATGACGAATACCCAGGCTCAAATCTTCGTCAATGCGGGCCACCAGTTTAAGCGCAGCGTAATAAGCCGCGTCTTTTTCAGATAGAGGCGGGGCCACCACCAATTCTGGATAGGCTCTGCGCTGAGAGGGGCGCTGCTTATGGTTTGAGTTTCGCATTTGAAGATGTTCCATTTTGAATGGTCCTCCATATTATTCACTAATAAATTTATTAAAACGTCTGCCTAAACCAGACGCTTATCCACAACCTTTAGATTAAAGCCAGGGCAATGCCCAACATAGCCGATAAAATACCAACCAGCCAGAAACGTTGGGTTACGTGGGTTTCAGACCAACCCAATAGCTCAAAATGGTGATGCATTGGGGCCATTTTGAACAAACGCTTACCCCTGGTCAATTTAAAGAAACCTACCTGCAAAATAACCGACGCCGTTTCGGCCACAAAAACAAAGCCCACCACCGGCAAAAGCAACCACTGGCCCGTCATCAGGGCCACCACGGCTAAAGTAGCGCCCAGGGCCAGCGAGCCGGTATCGCCCATGATCATTTCGGCGGGATAGGCATTGTACCAGAGAAAGGCTAACACTGCCCCCACCACCGTATAAACAAAGGCCACCAGCCAAATTTGCCCCTGCAAAAAAGCAATTACGCCATAGGCCACAAAGGCCACCGCGGCAATGCTGCCGGCCAAACCATCCAGGCCATCGGTTAAATTAACCGCGTTAGACATACCCACAATAAAAAAAATGGCAATTGGAAGATAGAGCCAGCCGATGTCAATTTTTTCCTCAATGCCTGGAATGGCAATGCTGCGTAAATCCAGCGCGTAATGCAAAAATAGGGCCGTGGCTGTGGCAAAAATCAATTGCCACAAAAGTTTTTGACGCGCTGTCAAACCGGTGGTGATCACTCTGACTCCCATTAAATCGTCAACCGCGCCCAGAATGCTAAAGGCAAGCATGACGCCCATTGGCACCAGAATGGACCGGCCAATGAGATTTTCCTCGCCCAACAAGTTGGCGAACAGGTTGGCAATATTTAAAACAAGCGTGATCAGCAAAACCGGCACAATGATCATCAAACCGCCCATGGTGGGGGTCCCCTTTTTCACTTGATGGGTGACCGGCCCCTCAATGCGAATGCCTTTGCCAATGTTGTACCGTCTCAATAAAGCAATCAAGGGCGGCCCCCAAATAACGGCTAATAAAAATGAGATTGTGCCCAAAGTAAGTGAATATGCCATAGTGCCTGAACGGAAAGCTGACCCCCTATTTTGTATCCTGTACAGCCAAAGCCGAAACAATTTTTTCCAATTTTTGGGCGTTGGAGCCTTTGAGCAACACAATGTCGCCAGGCCCCAACGTTTTTTCCAGGTACGCAATCGCCGCTTCATTGTTGGTCAATTGCAAAATAAGCGAGGGGTCAAGACCGCACTCCTGCGCCCCCGCCGCCATAAATTTGGCCCGCGCGCCCAGCACAATGAGCAGGTCAACCACATCAGCCGCGCGACACCCCACTTTACGATGCCCTTCCTCTTCAAAACTGCCCAATTCCAACATGTCGCCCAATACCGCAATTTTTTTGGCCGCCGGCAGGTCGTCCAATAAATTTAAGGCGGCAATGGTGGAGGCCGGGCTGGCGTTGTAGGTGTCATCCAATAAAATCGACTCGTTAGGCCCGGGCGCCGCCACCAGGCGTAACTGAGCGGTGCTGGGCAGCGCCTGCAAACCGCTGATAATTTCTTCCCAGGCCATTCCTTCAACCAGGCCCACCAAAGCGGCCCGCAGCGCCGTATGCACACTATGCCGCCCCAGAAGAGGCACGCGCACGTGCAAAACTTCATCCTGATAATGAAAAACAAAACGGATCCCCTCCAGGCCGGCGCTGACCACATCACTGGCCCATAGATCGGCCTGGGGCGATAGGCCATAAGTGACCACCCGGGCCTGGGTTTTATCCGCCATAGGCAAAACCAGGGGGTCATCATAATTGAGAATAGCCACGCCTCCCTCTGCCGCGGGCGGGAGAGCCTGGACCAACTCGGTTTTGGCCTGCGCAATCCGCTCAATAGTGCCCAGGCGTTCCAGATGGGTTGGCCCTACATTGGTAACCACCCCCACCTGTGGGCGGGCAATCTCGCACAGGAGGGAAATTTCCCCCAGGTCGTACATGCCCATTTCCAGCACCACTCGTTCGTGGGCGGCGGTTAAGTTCAGCAGGGTCAGGGGGAGGCCGATCTCGTTGTTAAGATTACCCTCGCTGGCCAGGGTATTGAAACGCGCCGATAGCACCGAACTGACCAATTCTTTGGTGGTGCTTTTACCCACACTGCCGGTAATGCCAATTACGCGCGGGTCAAACTTTTTGCGCCAGAATATGGCCAATTGTTGTAAGCCGGTTAAACTGTCTTGCACCTGAATACAAACTGGCAAATCTTCATGAGCCAGGGCCGAAACCGTAATAGGCTGGCCCGTTTTAATGAGCCGACCCCCCTCAACCGGCCGATGGACAATGGCCGCTATGGCCCCACGCTCAAACGCGTCTTCCACAAAAAGATGGCCGTCGGTGTTTGCGCCGGGTAGGGCCACAAAGAGCGCCCCCTCGCCGGCCTGCCGCGAATCAATGGTGATGGCTTCAATAGGCTGCGGCGCTTCCAGACGATATTCAGTTAAACCTTCCATCACATCGGCTAGAGTTAAATCAGTCATAGTTCAATTCAACAAAATGATGAATTCTCTTTAAGCTCATTTGGTTTGCGCCAGCCGCACGTTGTCGGGCGGAATGTCGAGCAAGACCACTAACTGTTCGGCGATACGCCTGAAAGTTGGGGCAGCCGTTTCATTGCCCCAACGAGACGTGGCCGGGCGGTCAATTACCACCAGCACCAACACCTCGGAGTCATCGGCGGGCAGATACCCCACAAAAGAGGCCAGGGTGAGCGTGGGATGGTAACCGCCGGGCACGGGAATTTCGGCGGTGCCGGTTTTTCCGGCTACCCGGTAGCCGGGCACCATGGCCAACGAATCGGCTTGCTCCAGAGCAGTAACCAACATCCCGGTTAAGGTTGACGCGGTTTCTTGCGATACAGCCCGCCGCACCACCAGGGGTTTTACCTGGATTTCCCGCCCGCCGTCAAGCACTCGCTCAACCACATAAGGTTTCATCAATAGACCATCGTTGGCAATGGCCGCCACAGCCACGGCAATTTGAAGGGGGGTTACGGCAATGCCCTGGCCAAAAGAGTTGGCCCCCAAATCGCTTTCATGCCAGGTGGCGTCTTTGGGTGTTTTGAGCGTGCCGGGGCCTTCACTGCCCAGGTCAATTTCGGTCAGATGGCCAAAGCCAAACCGTTTCATGTACGTGTAAAAACGATCTTTGCCCAATTTGCCGGCAACCTGGGCAATGCCCACGTTTAAACTTTTGGCCAACACGGTGGTCATATTCACCGGGCCATGTGATTGGCGGTCCCAATTGTAAAAAATACGGCCGCCAAACTCAATCGCTCCGCTGTCAAAAACCGTGCTGTCGGGCGTAACCACCCCGGCGTCCAAACCGGCCGCCATTGTGATAATTTTCAATACCGAGCCAGGCTCGTATTGTTCGCTGACAACCGGGTCCGGGAAAAGCCGGTCATCACTGTGGCTATAATTGTTGGGGTTATAAGCAGGATAACTGGCCATGGCCAACACCGCCCCGGTTTTGGGCTGCAAAACCACCACCGAGCCACCCTGGGCGCGGTATTGTTGCACTGCCGTTTTTAACTCCCGCTCCACCAAAAATTGAACCGAACGATCAAGGGTGAGGTAAAGCGTTGTGCCGCTCACCGGAGGCACAAAATGGCTGATGCCCAGGGGTATCATTTCGCCAAAAGGACTTCGCTCACCGGCTTGCAAGCCGGGTTTGCCGCTGAGCATATTCTGGTAGTAACCTTCCACCCCGTAAAAACCGCGGCCATTGCCATTAACAAACCCCAACAAATGCGCGGCCATTTCTCCCTCGGGGTAAACCCGTTTGGCCCGCGGTTCGGTCTGAACCCCCACTATGTCCCAACCAATAAGGGTTTCACCCACTGCTTGGGGAGCAGCGTAAACAATGGGTACCCAGAGGTCCTGGCTGGTCAGGTGCTGCAACAGTTCCTCGCGCGGCATGTCCAGGAGACGAGAAAGCCGGTCGGCGGTAGCATACGGGTCGCCGATGATTTGCGGGCTGGCCGAAATATCGTATTGGATAACGTCAACGGCCAGCAGATGCCCGACCCGGTCGCGGATTTCGCCCCGCCGGGCCGGAATGATCAATTCATCCCGGTGTTCCGCTTCCGCCAGGGCCACAAAGTTACGGTGCTCAATAATTTGCCAACGAATCAGTTGGCCAATGAGCACCAATCCGGCGGCGCACATCACCGACATAATGGCATAGATACGGTATCTAAAATGGTCCGCTGTTTTCATTTACTCTTCAACCAGCCACGCCGTAAAACTATCCAGCGTATCTACCCACCAATCCGCCATGGGAGAGGGAGACTCCGGGAGTGAAACGGGAAAGGCAGCAATGTATTCTGTTTCAGCCACGTTCACTTCCCGCCCCTCTATTTTTGCCGGGAGGGGATAATGGGCCACCGGCAAATAACGCACGTTGGTGGTTGGCCCCAGGCCCAGTTCAGGGGCGCGGGTTTCAATCCGGGCCAGATTTTCCAATTGAGCAATTTCAAGGGCCAGGGCTGCATTTTGGTTTTCCAGATGGTCCAATTCTAACCGCAATTCATCAATACGATACCGGGTAGTGGTTACCGCGCTGGCCTGCGATAGATACAACCAACCCACCAGGCTGAAAATTGCCAAAATCAACAAAAAGCCCAGCGCGGCTTTGCTGTCCAGCCGCCAGGGAAGCTGGCGAACGACATTTTCCGGTTTCCAGTTGATCATCGTATGAGTTGACATAATGTTATAACCCTATTGACGCAACGACCCGCAGCTTTGCACTGCGGGCCCTTGGGTTTTCATCTATCTCAGCCAAACTAGGCGTTATTGGTTTTTTGGTTATAATATGTATAGTTGCTTTATGTCTACATGTACAGACCGGTTGAGTTGGCGGACAAATACAATCCTGGGATTCCTGTTTGAAGTATTGTTTAACAATTCTATCTTCTAACGAATGAAAACTAATTACGGCCAGCCGGCCCCCTGGCTCCAGCAAAGAGATGGCTTGCGGCAAAACTCGCTCCAGGGCGCCCAATTCATCATTCACGGCAATACGCAATGCCTGAAAGGCGCGCGTGGCCGGATGAATTTTGAGCTTACCCGGCCGCCGGCCGCTTTTTTGGCGCCGAGGCCCAACCGCACCGGCCACAAGATCAGCCAGCTCCTGGGTGCGCTCAAGGGGTCGAGCCTGCACAATGGCCCGGGCAATCCGGCGGCTGTACGGTTCTTCGCCGTACCGGTAAATCAGATCGGCCAGTTCCGTTTCCGGTAAGTGATTGACCAGGTCGGCGGCGGTTTCGCCGGCAGAGGGGTCCATCCGCATATCCAGCGGGCCATCCGTTTGAAACGAAAAGCCGCGCTCCGGTTGGTCAAGCTGCATTGACGAGACCCCTAAATCCAGCAAGATGCCATGCGCCAGCGGGATTTGCTGCTGTTGCGCTATCTGGCTCAACTGGTCAAAATTTGCATGAAAAAGATGAACCCGCTGACCAAACTCGGCTAACCGGCGACTGGCTATGGCCAGGGCGCGCTCATCCCGGTCCAAGCCAAACAATTGGCCGTCTGGCGCTGAAGCCTTGAGTATGGCCGCCGCGTGA from Anaerolineae bacterium encodes:
- a CDS encoding phospho-N-acetylmuramoyl-pentapeptide-transferase → MAYSLTLGTISFLLAVIWGPPLIALLRRYNIGKGIRIEGPVTHQVKKGTPTMGGLMIIVPVLLITLVLNIANLFANLLGEENLIGRSILVPMGVMLAFSILGAVDDLMGVRVITTGLTARQKLLWQLIFATATALFLHYALDLRSIAIPGIEEKIDIGWLYLPIAIFFIVGMSNAVNLTDGLDGLAGSIAAVAFVAYGVIAFLQGQIWLVAFVYTVVGAVLAFLWYNAYPAEMIMGDTGSLALGATLAVVALMTGQWLLLPVVGFVFVAETASVILQVGFFKLTRGKRLFKMAPMHHHFELLGWSETHVTQRFWLVGILSAMLGIALALI
- a CDS encoding UDP-N-acetylmuramoyl-tripeptide--D-alanyl-D-alanine ligase, with protein sequence MTDLTLADVMEGLTEYRLEAPQPIEAITIDSRQAGEGALFVALPGANTDGHLFVEDAFERGAIAAIVHRPVEGGRLIKTGQPITVSALAHEDLPVCIQVQDSLTGLQQLAIFWRKKFDPRVIGITGSVGKSTTKELVSSVLSARFNTLASEGNLNNEIGLPLTLLNLTAAHERVVLEMGMYDLGEISLLCEIARPQVGVVTNVGPTHLERLGTIERIAQAKTELVQALPPAAEGGVAILNYDDPLVLPMADKTQARVVTYGLSPQADLWASDVVSAGLEGIRFVFHYQDEVLHVRVPLLGRHSVHTALRAALVGLVEGMAWEEIISGLQALPSTAQLRLVAAPGPNESILLDDTYNASPASTIAALNLLDDLPAAKKIAVLGDMLELGSFEEEGHRKVGCRAADVVDLLIVLGARAKFMAAGAQECGLDPSLILQLTNNEAAIAYLEKTLGPGDIVLLKGSNAQKLEKIVSALAVQDTK
- a CDS encoding penicillin-binding protein 2, which codes for MKTADHFRYRIYAIMSVMCAAGLVLIGQLIRWQIIEHRNFVALAEAEHRDELIIPARRGEIRDRVGHLLAVDVIQYDISASPQIIGDPYATADRLSRLLDMPREELLQHLTSQDLWVPIVYAAPQAVGETLIGWDIVGVQTEPRAKRVYPEGEMAAHLLGFVNGNGRGFYGVEGYYQNMLSGKPGLQAGERSPFGEMIPLGISHFVPPVSGTTLYLTLDRSVQFLVERELKTAVQQYRAQGGSVVVLQPKTGAVLAMASYPAYNPNNYSHSDDRLFPDPVVSEQYEPGSVLKIITMAAGLDAGVVTPDSTVFDSGAIEFGGRIFYNWDRQSHGPVNMTTVLAKSLNVGIAQVAGKLGKDRFYTYMKRFGFGHLTEIDLGSEGPGTLKTPKDATWHESDLGANSFGQGIAVTPLQIAVAVAAIANDGLLMKPYVVERVLDGGREIQVKPLVVRRAVSQETASTLTGMLVTALEQADSLAMVPGYRVAGKTGTAEIPVPGGYHPTLTLASFVGYLPADDSEVLVLVVIDRPATSRWGNETAAPTFRRIAEQLVVLLDIPPDNVRLAQTK
- a CDS encoding cell division protein FtsL; protein product: MSTHTMINWKPENVVRQLPWRLDSKAALGFLLILAIFSLVGWLYLSQASAVTTTRYRIDELRLELDHLENQNAALALEIAQLENLARIETRAPELGLGPTTNVRYLPVAHYPLPAKIEGREVNVAETEYIAAFPVSLPESPSPMADWWVDTLDSFTAWLVEE
- the rsmH gene encoding 16S rRNA (cytosine(1402)-N(4))-methyltransferase RsmH, whose protein sequence is MAHQPVLLTETIPALQPRPGGVYIDGTVGGGGHAAAILKASAPDGQLFGLDRDERALAIASRRLAEFGQRVHLFHANFDQLSQIAQQQQIPLAHGILLDLGVSSMQLDQPERGFSFQTDGPLDMRMDPSAGETAADLVNHLPETELADLIYRYGEEPYSRRIARAIVQARPLERTQELADLVAGAVGPRRQKSGRRPGKLKIHPATRAFQALRIAVNDELGALERVLPQAISLLEPGGRLAVISFHSLEDRIVKQYFKQESQDCICPPTQPVCTCRHKATIHIITKKPITPSLAEIDENPRARSAKLRVVASIGL